The following DNA comes from Ricinus communis isolate WT05 ecotype wild-type chromosome 10, ASM1957865v1, whole genome shotgun sequence.
ATAAGTAAAGGCTGCACGTGCCCTTGCCGACCCATGCTGATGTTAGTAGCTAGTGCTAAAGCTACTGGCCTACTGATACTAGGGCAAAAATGCAGACAAACATTCAACTAAAATAGCAGAGACAATGTTGAGCTGCTTTCCaatcaaaatcataaaatacaGAATCATCAGCTTCTTCAAATTAACACTGGAATAGAAGAAGTGAGCTACTGACATTTCAAGAAAATAGAGAACACAAATTGACTGGAATTAACTCAATTTATGCACATAAACTCCAAGGTAATCTTATAAGGATCATGggtttgaaagaaaagaatctaAATGAGAAATTGCATAGGCACAACTTTTGTAAGAAATTAAGTATAcaaaaaatgagagaaaagaGCTTAAAATGCAATTAAAATCCAATTCCACATTCCCGCTACACTTTCTTGCATGTAATATTAACTCAGGGTTAGTAACAgaaatcaaaatccaaaacactcttaaaaactaacaaaattaaataaaaaaagatttccATATCCCAATTCGAAATTAAAAACGAAGCAACACAGCATACTTGGTACCAACAATGCTCTTACTCTAAGCACAAGTAATTTAAACCAAAAACatttaatgttttcttttcattgaAATTATTGTAAAATTGAAAGTTAATCACATACATTAACATAACTAACAAAAGTGTCAACGAAAATGAGCAAAAATGAAGTGTCAAAGAAACGTGAAAAGAATGCTTACTCTGAAGCTTCTTGTCCATGTACCTGAAATCCCCGATTAAGACAGAAACAGAAATTAGCAATTACaaggaaacaaaaataaacaagaaaaaggaaagaaaagcaaaGGAACTTACTTCTTGAGATCTGGGGGTTGACCTGACCTACTCATGTTGATAACAGATTTGAAAGAAGCAGCAGAAACGGGCAGGAAGAATAAGAGGTTTTTGGTTTCAATCTAAAACCCTAGAAATGTAATAATCACTATGATTTCGTTTCAGTTAAGCATTGAAGAGACCAGGTTGTGGGCTTCGAAAATGAAAAGGAGCCCAACCCAACACTAGTAACAGATACAAATACAGtcaaggaaaaaataaataaaatagagatacCGTTAAGAAGAAATAAGAGTTGAAAAATAAAGGGGTGTTGCGGGAATCGAACTCGCGACCTCTCGCACCCGAAGCGAGAATCATACCACTAGACCAAACACCCTCAGTTGTGCAAACTTGATcacattttatacatatttttttaattataaaatgattctacttcttatatatatatattttttatacttctttcattagaaaaacaagaaaagtaataatattaattaatatagtgCATGAAAATTTGTGATGCATATATTAAAGAGGAGCAGTTAGTAAAATGAAGTATTGGAAATTATGCACCTCCTCTCtctcaaattgaaaaagaaacataCATAGCATagtcattatttattaactttacATAAATATGGAAGGAATTTTGCTCCTCATATGtgtacaaaaaaatattaagttgttattgtgaaaatttaaatttgtctATATAGTTTTGATTATTGAAttgattatctttttctttatataaatctTGAATTTGTACGACtttaactaatattaaatgagttttcatatttaattttttatattttcattttaatccaaaatctaaatttaaggACGAAACATATATTGAGATTTCTAAGTTTCGGATACATAAAAATAGAACACCACGTACATTGGGGTAACATTTGATTTGGGAAAGGCACGAAGACTCTAAGTGGAGAAAGAGCAATGAGAAGAGGAAAAACCATAAAAAATCTCAACGGGTCAGTTCAAAGAGAAAGAGGTTAAAGAAAGCGGCAGGCATTGGAGAGCAAAGTTGTGACAAATGACAAGCAGACAGCTTTTACATATATTCGTTTCCTCTTActcaatttttactttttttaaattgtcaaAAAAGGCAATCCGTGATTGAAGAGTACTACTTCCTCTATTTCCTGGAGGCCATTGAATTGACTTAATACAATAACTATGTATATTTTGTTGGGtcaatttgttttattcatcATTTCTTTAGTATTATTCTATTTGGACCCAATTGCGACTAACTAACGAGAGCAATTCTCTATTTAGCGAGACTATGCAAGTTCTTATCCATCCTGTATAACTAGTTTGAGACGTAATTTAAGTATgtcattaataaaaagtaatttataaaaaaaataaataaattttaatcatgTTTGACTGATAAGATTTTTtacaaattgaataatttttctttattattcgtataaaaattaaaattaattacaaaatataaaaactttcaattcataaaagtaattaaaatttaactaattacCTCTGTCTCTATTattgtaatttaaaattaattaatttttctctttccttcaaTAATCATGTTTATGTaacaaaacattaaaataaaaattgtatttctttttcaattctCATTACTTCTTTTTAAAATGCTTTCTTCTCTCCTCTTTTTTTCACTGTAGCACCACACTctttgtattttatatatttttgttgtcAATTTGATTGAAAGTGAAAGTCTTATTGGAGCGGCATcagattattatattaattaatcactAGTCataatgtaaacaattggcaGAATATTTGGGGATAATTAATGTACTATGATTACATCTATCTATGTATTGTGTCACAAATAAAACAGGCCGACCTTCTTGCACAAAAAATAGGGCAATAATTTCtctaaaagcaaaaaataaaaaataaaaaagaaaatccttCTCCTTCCTCCTCACACGTTGTACATATAACACTCTAATACAAgagttgattttattatttttttgggtCATTGGATTTATATATTgactattttaatatcatgaaaaattcaaatgtattaacaataattataaacaactattttatctatttcatGCTACCCACCACCAcaaccctctctctctctctctctctctctttcttaatagaaaaaaaaaaaaaatgatagtGTAAGATGGTAAAGCACTACTTTATATTCACATTAAttaaagagagacacaaaattataattaataccCACAACTTATTTTAGACACTAGAGACTGAATTGAGATTCCACTTCAATAAAGAAAGGTGGAAAAGACAGAGgtgattgattttttattttcaaattttggcATGTAGAggttatttttgtttgttaatCACAATTTGATAAATCTAAATTCCTAATCAAATCACtaaaatatattgttattGACCATGGTGCTCATCACATAATTGAATTGTGGGGTATTGAgctaaaattagttatttttttattttagatgtctaatttgataattgcTAGCTACTACTAGTAGGTCAAAGTAATTAGAGACACCATTTTTAAGACTAATCATTAGATTCTAAACAAATGTACAAGTCAAAAAAAACAACACAAGAGAAGACCCATTCTTAAAGAGTGAAGACATTCCTCTCCAACCACAATACAAATTGATTCTCCCCCACACCCCTATATGCCATAGCCATGAGACCACCACCACTATCTCTATAACTCTCCTTCCCCCGCCATCTTTCTTACAGTCTTTTTCTATCTTCAAGCTCTCATTCTTTCCTTGATCTTCCTcataaaagaatcaagaaaattaTTGAGGGTTCAAGAAAATGTTGGGCAAGAAGATGGTTTCTTTCAAGAAACTTGCCAAGAAGGTGAAGGTTATTGGTAAAGGTAATGGGTGTGAGGCATCACAACAAGAGTGTTTGCTTGGAGGATATGAGGATGAATCTTGTTTGAGTACCAGTACAACACCAACTGGTTTTTTTGCTCTATATGTAGGAGAGGAGAGGGAAAGATTTGTAGTTCCAACGAGTTTTCTCAATCATCCACTCTTCAAGATGCTGTTAGAGAAGTCATTCGATGAGTTAAATGGATTTGAACAAAAGAATAGGCTTGTTGTTCCATGTAGTGTATCCACATTTCAAGAAGTTGTAAATGCTATTGGATGTTGTAATGGTAGGTTTGATTTTGGAGATTTGGTTGaggaatttatttaaagaagaagaaaaaatagaaacctATTCCATGAGGTAGACTTTTATGtaaaaatacatatactcATGTATATCTGTTAACATGGTTAGGCTAATTTTTGATCTTATCAATGACAATTTACGAGTTTCTAGCTAGCTTGGAAATCATAGTTAGAGAATGAAGTGAATCTTTTAGGTGAGatgcttttattttctcttctttaattcttcttttccctttttctttttctgggtAGAGGGTGTCAACAGCAACACAAGTTTTGACAAAGTTACTGGGTGGATAGAAATCCCATGCAGGTGATGTTAAGCTTACCAGTCCTGTGTCTCGACTGCCTGATAATTTCTTAAGAAGCCTTCATgctctctttttcttgcttCTAAGACCCATTATTATGTCTTGGTGCATAGCAAGGTAGTGTGCAGGAAAGTATCAACGGCAGTAACAATTAAAAGGAAGAGGGAACGTCAGCATTAATTACTACAATAATGCGATAACCTCAGTTGATCGAGCTTGCTATGGACTATAGATTAGGCATAAGCACGAAAAGAAGATTATGAACACTAATCCGACTTTTCTAATTAATGGTAATGAAGTTGTATTTTGGTTGAAATCTACTAAGGAATTCATTTgacttgaaagaaaaaataatatgagagaaaaaataaaataaaataaaaaaaattgaaagagatattttaatattataaaatatatcgatttattaatatgaaattcaatCGAAAATTCTATCTATTTCTTTAAAAGTTAGTTTAGATATTACTAATTCCATGAATTTGATATTgtataattctaaattaactttataccaatcaaaatccataaattttatattgcaaataattatataggttttataaattttaactaaactGAATGAAAGAAgtgtaatttcaatttttttgcCAGCATACACTATAAAGTAAGTAAGTACCAGGGCCgacttaacaaaaatatagcCTAGACAAGAAAAGATATTCATACAAAAGAATTTTCGAGGGTATTTTGTGGAACCCTAATTTTCCTTtgtcaatattttaaaaaaataaaataaaaaatttgagagACCCTTTTCTTCTAGGAGGCTCTAGATACAGGCCTTGGTGGCCTTATTCTAAGCACTTCACCTTTCAACTACTCTAGCTGCATATGCATCCTGAGGAAGAACAGATACAAGTTATATGTATACCTCATGTTCATGTTATAAAAGCATTATGCATTATAAGCATATAGACAATTAAATGAATCCTGTATAGGTTATGTTGTCTTTCAAAACGATGTCAGTTATTGTTGTACGATTAGGCCAGACGCGCATTTGATCCTTCTAATTGCCCAATAGTCCAAGCTTTTCCAGACTTCAAAGGAAACTAATGTACCAAAAGTCAAGTAAATTTAGTCTTCTagacatattatattattggaaaGATATTGAAACTGGCATCATGGTTAGACAATAATTTTTGATCTTATCAATGAGAATTCACGGGTTCCTAGCCAGGGAGTCATGGCTAGAGAATGAAGTGAATCTTCTATGttcttcttttcccttttctttttctgggtAGAGGGTGTCGACAGCAAGCAACGCAGGTTTTAACGAAGTTAGTGGATCCATGCAGGTGATATATTAAGCTTACTAGTCTTGTGTCTTGACTGCctcttaatttcttaaagaagATCTCGTGCTCTCTCTTTTGTTGCTTCTAAGACCCATTATGTCCTGGCGCACAGCAAGATATATAGGGTCCAGGAGAAAAGTATCATCAGTAACAATTAAAAGGAAGATGGAACATTATAGCATTACCATAATAATGCGATAACCTTAGTTGATCGAGCTTGTATAAGCACGAAAAAGGATTATAATCACCAATCCAAGCTTTTCTACTTATAATGCTAACtaagaattgaaattttaaatttttgtatacTCTAAAACAAGCAAGAGGGCCggcttaaagaaaatatagcctagacaagaaaatatagaaaaagaagattcGACTCTTTTAAAGTCTTTTTCggaattctaattttttaaaaatactcatattttttttttaaatatttgttattaaatttataatattttttatctttttctattattgatatagtaaaatatcaaaaatacggtttcttaatttttttttaagtcaCTGTTTTAGTTTGTTTTGAATAAAACAACGGAAAGATAGCCAcaaaaataacagaaaaataatcaaaaaataactaaaaaacaaaaacactgtaaattgaaaaaagaattacactataaaatattattttttgttttattttgttgaaattagagtatttttgaaaagttttctttatatgtttcaatacttttatatatatatatatatatacatatgtaataatattgtattatttttaattaaatttttaatattttcattttcgcAATGTTATTAGCTAATATTTTAGTTGTATTCataagtaaatattaaaagtataattagttaagttatttttaaaattttaaattatctttaGTTAAAGAGTCATTTATTagcttaatatattttttaaatttatagactTAATAGGTCATAAAATGcataatataaaagtaaatgtATATACATAGAGtataatcttataaaatattaataaaactattttttttattacgaACTTGAAACCGTACTCAATTTGAAAAGTCGAACTGAATTTGTGGGCACGAAACTATCAttctcttaaaatttaatgtctaaacttctcattttttaccattttgatatttctataattttccTGTTCAATCGAGTTCCTAACCGATTCAGTAAtaatattgtattatttttaattaaatttaattaaaaataatacatatatacacGCACCAGAGAATAAGTTACAAAATCATTATGCATTTATAAGCATTTAGGTAATTCAATGGATCCTCCTTTTATAGCTTATGTTGCCTTTCAAAGCTTTGTCTCAACCTGAGTTAGCTATGGCAAAATTAGGCCAAACGCGCATTTGACCCTTCTAATTGCCCAGTCGTCTTTTCCAGACTTCAAACCAAATGCCCCAACAGTCGTCTTCTTCACATATTATATCCATCTTttggaagaaggaaaagaagagtAATTATTGGAGAGATATTGAAACCTGCATCATTCTCTTTGACAAAAGAGCTTCAACTGCCTatgaaatgaaatataataaactttataattgattaaataattgGGTTTTCTTTTAGCAATAGGTCAATAGATTATACATCAATGTGATATATACTTTGACagaaatgatatatattaattttgcccactttcaaatatttaaaaattttgaatttctaaaaatttcaTATGGATACGAATaatcttttagaaaaattcaGTACTTGAGTCTGATGGAATGAAATGATTTGATAAAGAATGAAGACaatgaaaattatgaaattttttatttttaaagaattaaaatatattttttcaacttaaattaattagttaaaattaattcaaaacatttgcacataaaaataaatattactaaaattacaTTATTACTTTTATCCAACTACTATATAGTgcgaaattagaaaaatttatttccaaATTGTGTTTGCAAGAGGGGCCATGGAAAAGTGAACCAAGTTTATAGTCCAAATGTGTTTTCAATTGGTATATTGATATCTTTTGGGATCTGTTGTACAGCCATGGCCTATCATACCCACCTCCAATGggtgaaaaacaaaaatcaggAAAATAATAGGAAgagaaaatccataaactaCCAAAGATTTATTGTATTAAGCTCCTCATTAATGCATGGTTGATTAATGAACAACCATTGGGTAATTAATGGGCCTAATGCTCAGGCAAAACAATGGCCTGGCCCATAACTCCTAACACATATAGTTCGCAGAACATGATTTAGGTCTCTCCTCCCTCTACATCATTGGCACAAGAATCCACAAGAATTCTCTTCATATCATCAATCAACTTCTGTATTTGCTCCCTGGAATGCAATGGTGATGGATATACACAAGCACAATCCAACCGTCCGTTGCGTATGGTGTCGAAGAAAGCAAGGGATGGACCGACACCATGGACCGAAGCACACCCAACGTAATCCTCCAATCCAAGCTCTCCATGCATTGCATTATCAGATTCATCAATCACAGGGTCCTCGAACACTGATATGCAGGCAGTTctagatgatgatgatggtgtTAAACCTGGATTATCGATCGCCTTACCCATTAGAAAGTTCAGGTCGCCCATGTCTGTGAAGTgcttgttgtttttcttttgcatttaaaaatataatcaatgtGCTACCTCCCAT
Coding sequences within:
- the LOC8263207 gene encoding auxin-responsive protein SAUR15 → MLGKKMVSFKKLAKKVKVIGKGNGCEASQQECLLGGYEDESCLSTSTTPTGFFALYVGEERERFVVPTSFLNHPLFKMLLEKSFDELNGFEQKNRLVVPCSVSTFQEVVNAIGCCNGRFDFGDLVEEFI